One Candidatus Limnocylindrales bacterium genomic region harbors:
- a CDS encoding cellulase family glycosylhydrolase, which translates to MKPKTNKNQKTVFSTATLKSKKEIKASSKVSQGVKPEKSDSRKEVRPMARSASGSSSHKTSPSIKTPQGEAGKKVVKKREAVSGLNLPKGVLRVYDALQYPSNHPHAFIDANGRAVRATTIPGFLIFGQYEKNFPVQDLAAVFSVTVDNNTFDDAYVCSLDVTQDASRVIAKRVMTRKDFAEAQKHIRLVLPFRPPSTESQLEFRLLYMGYTYMAIKLICIIDPAIITDVNRDLPSDEELLKMVRPSTRSTYIYDLKTQGTSLYNGSQKLTVTGWSTYMWTNMQIHPWNPCKGKSCQEFADLLVQYNANLTRTFCIDTWTSSLFPWKRVGSKFDLNQFDSTYMDNLRNLISTFGSRGIIVQLDLFDNVALYDFGDGMTWTKHPWHPNNALKAPISNPKDGRPEFYNPNLTVKTLQEKYLRYMVNSLRDLKNIIFEVCNEYNGWGGASWHNWVVDVIKSENPSVLVSASTDVNVPVSDQIFRYSGVDITTSHANEWTTGDFKILNQSALDRLKAYGKPAILSTDGCKENYDAQKNSMFNVANAVISQGFGIEFKDLYEPLANMLKPLAIPIQPVTLSLFV; encoded by the coding sequence ATGAAACCTAAAACAAACAAGAATCAGAAAACAGTTTTCTCCACGGCTACGTTAAAATCTAAAAAAGAAATAAAGGCCTCTTCAAAGGTCTCACAGGGGGTAAAGCCGGAGAAATCCGACTCCCGTAAAGAGGTCAGGCCCATGGCCCGATCTGCTTCCGGATCGTCTTCCCATAAAACTTCCCCGTCGATTAAAACTCCCCAGGGGGAGGCCGGGAAGAAAGTTGTTAAAAAGCGTGAGGCCGTTTCTGGATTGAATCTTCCCAAAGGAGTTTTAAGGGTTTATGATGCCCTTCAATATCCATCTAACCATCCCCATGCCTTTATAGATGCAAACGGACGGGCCGTTCGTGCAACCACGATTCCCGGGTTTTTGATTTTCGGTCAGTACGAAAAGAACTTTCCCGTCCAGGATTTAGCGGCTGTATTCAGTGTCACGGTGGATAACAACACCTTTGATGATGCCTATGTCTGCAGCTTAGATGTAACCCAGGATGCCAGTCGGGTCATCGCCAAACGGGTTATGACCCGAAAAGATTTTGCCGAAGCCCAGAAGCATATCCGTTTGGTCCTTCCCTTTCGACCTCCTTCAACCGAATCTCAACTGGAATTTCGGTTGCTTTATATGGGTTATACCTATATGGCCATCAAACTGATCTGTATCATTGACCCGGCCATTATTACCGATGTAAATAGGGATCTTCCCTCCGATGAGGAACTCCTGAAGATGGTTCGTCCCTCTACCCGGAGCACCTATATTTACGATCTTAAGACCCAGGGGACTTCACTTTATAATGGTTCACAAAAATTAACGGTGACCGGTTGGTCTACGTATATGTGGACCAACATGCAAATCCATCCCTGGAATCCCTGTAAAGGAAAAAGTTGTCAGGAGTTCGCCGATTTACTGGTCCAATATAATGCCAATCTTACCCGGACCTTTTGTATCGATACCTGGACCAGTTCTCTTTTTCCCTGGAAAAGGGTAGGGAGTAAATTTGATCTCAATCAGTTTGATTCAACTTACATGGACAATCTCAGGAACCTGATAAGTACCTTTGGTAGCCGTGGAATTATCGTTCAACTGGATCTGTTTGATAATGTAGCCCTCTACGATTTTGGGGATGGAATGACCTGGACAAAGCATCCCTGGCATCCCAACAATGCCTTGAAAGCACCTATTTCGAATCCTAAAGATGGGCGACCCGAATTTTACAATCCGAATCTGACGGTCAAAACCCTCCAAGAGAAGTACCTGCGATATATGGTCAATTCCCTTCGGGACCTGAAAAATATTATCTTTGAGGTTTGCAATGAGTATAACGGATGGGGTGGGGCCAGCTGGCATAATTGGGTTGTGGACGTAATCAAGTCTGAAAATCCTTCGGTTCTTGTATCGGCCAGCACCGATGTGAATGTTCCGGTCTCAGATCAGATCTTCAGGTATTCCGGGGTAGACATCACGACCAGTCATGCCAACGAATGGACCACGGGAGATTTCAAAATCCTCAATCAGAGTGCCCTGGACCGACTAAAGGCTTATGGTAAGCCTGCTATTTTATCTACCGATGGATGTAAAGAGAATTACGATGCTCAAAAAAATTCCATGTTTAATGTGGCCAACGCGGTCATTTCCCAGGGGTTTGGAATTGAATTTAAAGATTTGTATGAGCCTTTAGCCAACATGCTGAAGCCTCTGGCAATCCCCATTCAACCGGTTACCCTGAGTCTTTTCGTTTAA
- a CDS encoding SGNH/GDSL hydrolase family protein, with protein sequence MKSFLFSLKRPVQNMLLLLGSIVVFLLSVEGIFRLLGIARVEPYSDRDWYNQHVQLNSKGFRDYEHTEEKPPGTFRILGIGDSYTFGVRVNFEDIYLTRLERILNEQYPSRRYEVINLGVPGYGTVEELRLLQKKGLLYHPDLVIVGYVLNDAEHPLSEHLYKKKVQALVATEPDYSKKLREISEFYRYVYFLYFWGIKGRDLDRDGYLASLYSEETNPYLHDVKKALAQMIQLVKQQNGQVLVVLFPIFSPDPREEERFAQARRIVQTTCLHQGAFFLDMYPFFRDTLKSGKAKRYWATPFDAHPNKEAHALIAEQIFKIIVDEKLITGDGQWAVDNEP encoded by the coding sequence ATGAAATCTTTTCTCTTTTCTCTCAAAAGACCTGTCCAGAATATGTTACTCTTGCTGGGTAGTATTGTAGTCTTTCTTCTAAGCGTAGAAGGCATCTTCCGACTTCTGGGAATTGCCCGGGTGGAACCTTACTCGGATCGAGACTGGTACAACCAGCATGTTCAACTCAACTCCAAAGGGTTTCGAGATTATGAACATACTGAGGAAAAGCCACCCGGAACCTTTCGAATCCTGGGAATAGGAGATTCCTATACTTTCGGGGTTCGGGTGAATTTTGAGGATATTTATTTGACCCGATTAGAACGCATATTGAACGAGCAGTATCCTTCGAGACGCTATGAGGTCATCAACCTGGGAGTACCCGGCTATGGTACGGTGGAAGAATTGCGTCTACTCCAGAAGAAAGGTCTTCTCTATCATCCTGATCTTGTGATCGTGGGATATGTCTTAAACGATGCGGAGCATCCCCTGTCGGAACATCTTTATAAGAAAAAGGTTCAGGCACTGGTGGCGACGGAGCCTGATTACTCTAAGAAATTGAGGGAAATCTCTGAATTTTATCGCTACGTTTACTTTCTCTATTTCTGGGGAATCAAAGGAAGGGATCTAGACCGCGATGGTTATTTAGCATCCCTCTATTCAGAAGAGACCAATCCCTATTTACACGATGTCAAAAAAGCTCTGGCTCAAATGATCCAGTTGGTTAAACAACAAAATGGTCAGGTATTGGTCGTTTTATTTCCTATTTTTAGCCCGGACCCTCGGGAAGAAGAGCGATTCGCTCAAGCCCGGCGCATTGTCCAAACCACCTGCTTGCATCAGGGAGCTTTTTTCCTGGATATGTATCCCTTTTTCCGGGATACTTTAAAAAGCGGGAAAGCCAAGCGTTATTGGGCTACACCCTTCGATGCCCACCCCAATAAAGAAGCCCATGCCCTCATTGCAGAGCAAATTTTTAAAATCATAGTCGACGAAAAACTCATAACAGGCGATGGGCAGTGGGCGGTGGACAATGAGCCGTAA
- a CDS encoding PA14 domain-containing protein translates to MPFNVQKVFFLLRNRGLLALAFSMTLILSFFWFLPPRGLTACYYSNSGWKGEPIFSQREDHIGLTTVRQRQETFPQTGFSIVWTGWIRIDREGEYTFSTRSDDGSFIFIDNTLVVDNGGVHPPKVASGKISLNRGFHRIDIKYFQERGDYKLLVHWTEPGGREMEIPPDILYSRPPFQGAGFLLRHLGVLYTLSWFFLLWMITDREVLGEKGRLVLTLVPILILPVFWFWPPRGLTASYYDNPEWRGQPVFSRREKSINLEKMDSLQGILPSRNFSILWEGWIEIDREGEYTFSTISDDGSFLYIDDSHVVENGGYHVARKASGKIFLTRGLHQIKIGYFQGGGEYELFVLWAGKEGVETHLPPDLLYPRPLPEGIEFLVRNLKGLYALAWLCFLGVVIHREVVRERGRKAQVLKRYVQNISLSLAAILVFVLVAEGTIRLILYLRENRKDLQLRLKESKEADFNTNSQTYNLKGIVQASPYEGIIYELKPLLSGYFMQVPLTTNSQGLRDFEYSEQKKENTFRIVGLGDSSLFGWGVKLEDTSLKVLERYLNQNSSSVRYEVINFSVPGYNTAMEVEVFIQKCLKYSPDLVLMNFNTNDYDIPNFMKLPEDYSRLRKSYLFDFIYSRYQILRGNPEKELLPFVYEGRTLSREEADHLDEDPALPEEYRSMVGTKGYIRAMNKLGEVARAHKIPVVQFAVISYPGLPEDPLYRPNSFKELQLNLITRLSQENGFFFLNTYPYYVEYAKTHLDQLPGLFWVSSQDHHPNAVAHKIDAEALYHFLIEHKLVPLDISEK, encoded by the coding sequence ATGCCTTTTAATGTCCAAAAAGTTTTTTTTCTTCTAAGAAACCGAGGACTTCTGGCCCTGGCCTTTTCCATGACCCTGATTTTGTCTTTTTTCTGGTTTCTGCCCCCTCGAGGCTTAACGGCCTGCTATTATAGCAATTCGGGATGGAAAGGAGAACCCATCTTTTCTCAACGTGAGGATCATATCGGCTTAACTACAGTCCGACAAAGGCAGGAAACTTTCCCTCAAACCGGTTTTAGCATCGTCTGGACTGGATGGATCCGGATAGATCGGGAAGGAGAGTATACCTTTTCTACACGATCCGATGATGGCTCTTTTATTTTTATTGATAATACTCTGGTAGTCGATAACGGAGGGGTTCATCCGCCCAAAGTAGCCTCTGGAAAAATCTCTTTAAATCGAGGCTTTCATCGCATCGATATTAAGTATTTTCAGGAAAGGGGAGACTATAAGCTGCTGGTACACTGGACAGAGCCCGGGGGAAGGGAGATGGAAATTCCCCCGGATATTCTCTATTCTCGTCCCCCCTTTCAAGGAGCCGGGTTTCTGCTCCGTCACTTAGGCGTTCTTTATACCCTCTCCTGGTTTTTTCTTCTCTGGATGATTACAGACAGGGAAGTCCTGGGGGAGAAAGGGCGCCTGGTTTTAACCCTTGTGCCGATTTTGATTCTTCCCGTTTTCTGGTTTTGGCCTCCGCGAGGCTTAACGGCCAGTTATTATGATAACCCAGAATGGAGGGGCCAACCGGTCTTTTCCAGACGTGAAAAATCCATCAACCTGGAAAAAATGGATTCTCTACAGGGAATCCTCCCCTCCCGAAACTTCAGTATCCTCTGGGAGGGATGGATCGAAATAGATCGGGAAGGTGAATATACCTTTTCCACCATATCCGATGATGGCTCTTTCCTTTACATCGATGATAGCCACGTTGTAGAGAATGGGGGATATCACGTTGCCAGGAAAGCCTCAGGAAAAATCTTTCTAACCCGGGGGCTGCATCAAATTAAAATTGGCTATTTTCAGGGTGGTGGAGAATATGAATTATTTGTACTCTGGGCCGGGAAGGAAGGGGTGGAAACCCACCTCCCTCCGGATCTTCTCTATCCCCGACCTCTACCCGAAGGAATAGAATTTTTGGTCCGAAATTTAAAGGGTCTCTATGCCCTGGCCTGGTTGTGTTTTCTCGGGGTCGTGATACACAGGGAAGTCGTCAGGGAGAGGGGAAGGAAGGCTCAGGTTTTAAAAAGGTATGTCCAGAACATTTCCCTTTCCCTGGCGGCGATTCTAGTTTTTGTCCTCGTAGCGGAAGGAACCATTCGATTGATTTTATATCTTCGGGAAAATAGAAAGGACCTCCAACTGCGCCTGAAGGAGTCCAAAGAAGCTGATTTTAATACTAATTCCCAGACCTATAACTTGAAAGGCATCGTCCAGGCCAGTCCCTATGAAGGTATCATTTACGAATTAAAGCCTTTGCTATCGGGTTACTTCATGCAAGTCCCCCTGACTACCAACTCACAAGGATTGAGGGATTTCGAATATAGTGAGCAAAAAAAGGAGAATACTTTCAGAATCGTGGGACTCGGGGATTCTTCCCTCTTCGGCTGGGGAGTAAAACTTGAAGATACTTCCTTGAAGGTCCTGGAGCGATACCTGAATCAAAATTCTTCTTCCGTCCGGTATGAGGTCATTAACTTTTCCGTTCCGGGCTACAATACGGCTATGGAAGTGGAAGTGTTTATCCAAAAATGCTTAAAATATTCCCCGGATCTGGTCCTCATGAATTTCAATACTAATGATTATGATATTCCAAACTTCATGAAGCTCCCCGAGGATTACTCCAGGCTAAGAAAATCTTACCTGTTCGACTTTATCTATTCCCGATATCAGATTTTGCGGGGGAATCCAGAAAAAGAACTTCTTCCCTTTGTCTATGAAGGGAGAACCCTTTCCCGGGAGGAAGCAGACCATCTGGATGAGGATCCGGCTTTACCCGAAGAATATCGATCTATGGTCGGTACCAAAGGATATATAAGGGCTATGAACAAATTAGGAGAGGTGGCCAGAGCTCATAAAATTCCGGTGGTTCAGTTTGCCGTGATTTCTTATCCCGGTTTGCCGGAAGATCCCCTTTACCGGCCTAATTCTTTTAAAGAACTTCAATTAAACTTAATTACCCGTTTAAGTCAGGAAAACGGCTTTTTCTTTTTAAATACCTATCCCTATTATGTGGAATATGCTAAAACACATCTGGATCAACTCCCTGGGCTCTTTTGGGTCTCCAGTCAAGATCATCATCCCAATGCTGTTGCCCATAAAATCGACGCCGAAGCCCTCTATCATTTTCTGATAGAACATAAACTGGTTCCCCTGGATATTTCCGAAAAGTAA
- a CDS encoding PA14 domain-containing protein encodes MILSLGAYGLNRYFQIPHGLEGKYYANPNWEGDPEFVALDPEISQDVLRERQTRFPGNQFSIEWRGFIAIQETGEYSFATQSDDGSSLYINDRPVVDNGGVHGLKMARGQISVKAGIYPIRIRYFQVGGNYGLVLLWARGDQSLEPLPSSFLLPPSVRPRDYLFKQRLDAAINLLVLIWSGVFLYVLHLARQKTSALGIIIGVGITARFTMTLGTYGILWPDSIIYYNTARAILSQFSLSPHLIYHTPLYPLFLALFLYFGETPKIGTLVIIAQRILGLLSIIFFYKIAKKIFDSTVAFYSSLLFSLYTLLLYYETVVQTEVLFIFFLSLWLYATLKILEKNSWKGYFLMGILYGLLALTRPVAQFFILSLPLVLWFKAGRIRRIIFPSVLAFATYLAVISPWMFINHRTYGFWGLSRGQGLGLFYRVLDLDGLRPVENTRYPLIKRIYEEERLRNKVVYYEVKNRLTFKLGYSELEADKALFSFALETLRAHPYQFILNTFKQFYEMLTVPEYSIHICLANHVPNLCCKWTRGFSVGAFPNTPTDHFPSIKWGIHYFFTKGAMSMKVVLIFCLLGIIFYFSRRPDSRTYAILLLMTVGYFTLMPSVFNSPEDRYRLPIDALLFMFAVEGVYRLVRYLQGLKAFLKVRIGDKSKTVVESHWGKSY; translated from the coding sequence ATGATTCTGTCTTTGGGGGCCTATGGGTTGAATCGATATTTTCAAATTCCCCATGGACTGGAGGGAAAGTACTACGCTAACCCGAATTGGGAGGGAGATCCTGAGTTTGTAGCCCTTGACCCGGAAATTTCTCAAGATGTACTCCGAGAGCGTCAGACAAGATTTCCAGGGAATCAATTCAGTATCGAGTGGAGAGGGTTTATAGCCATCCAGGAGACCGGAGAATATAGTTTTGCAACCCAGTCCGATGATGGTTCTTCACTTTATATAAACGACCGGCCCGTTGTAGATAATGGAGGGGTTCATGGATTAAAAATGGCCAGAGGGCAGATTTCTGTGAAGGCCGGAATTTATCCGATTCGAATCCGATATTTTCAAGTCGGAGGGAATTATGGGCTGGTCCTTCTATGGGCTCGAGGAGACCAATCTCTGGAACCTCTTCCTTCCTCCTTCCTATTACCCCCCTCGGTCCGTCCCCGAGATTATCTCTTCAAACAGAGATTAGACGCTGCTATAAACCTTCTTGTGTTGATCTGGTCAGGAGTCTTCCTGTATGTCCTCCACCTGGCCCGGCAAAAAACGTCGGCTTTAGGTATAATTATAGGGGTTGGAATAACCGCCCGGTTTACTATGACCCTGGGTACTTACGGGATTCTATGGCCGGATTCCATTATCTATTATAATACGGCCCGTGCCATCCTGAGTCAGTTCAGTCTTTCTCCTCATCTGATTTACCACACTCCCCTGTACCCGTTATTTTTGGCGCTGTTTTTATATTTCGGTGAGACCCCGAAAATAGGGACCCTCGTTATCATAGCCCAGCGCATCTTGGGGCTCCTTTCGATCATTTTCTTTTATAAAATTGCAAAAAAAATCTTTGATTCCACCGTCGCTTTTTATAGCAGCCTGCTCTTCAGCCTGTATACCCTCCTGTTATATTATGAAACCGTTGTTCAAACCGAAGTACTGTTTATTTTTTTCTTAAGTTTATGGCTGTATGCCACTTTAAAGATTCTGGAGAAAAACTCCTGGAAAGGATATTTTCTCATGGGGATTTTATACGGTCTACTTGCTTTGACCCGACCCGTAGCTCAGTTTTTTATCTTAAGTTTGCCGCTGGTCCTCTGGTTTAAAGCCGGAAGAATTAGAAGGATAATATTCCCGTCTGTTCTGGCTTTCGCCACCTATCTTGCCGTTATTTCTCCCTGGATGTTCATCAATCATAGGACTTATGGGTTTTGGGGTCTCAGTAGAGGTCAGGGTCTGGGGCTTTTTTACAGGGTGCTGGATCTGGATGGCCTGCGACCTGTAGAGAACACGCGTTACCCCCTTATAAAACGAATCTATGAAGAAGAACGTTTAAGAAACAAGGTTGTTTATTATGAGGTAAAAAATCGATTAACTTTCAAACTCGGATACTCAGAACTTGAGGCCGATAAAGCTCTGTTCTCCTTTGCGTTAGAAACCCTCCGGGCACATCCTTACCAATTTATCCTTAATACTTTCAAGCAATTCTATGAAATGCTTACAGTTCCAGAGTACAGTATCCATATCTGTCTGGCCAACCATGTTCCTAATTTGTGTTGTAAATGGACAAGGGGATTCTCCGTGGGTGCTTTTCCCAATACCCCTACTGATCATTTCCCCTCTATAAAGTGGGGGATTCATTATTTTTTTACAAAAGGGGCTATGAGCATGAAGGTAGTTTTGATATTTTGTTTACTGGGGATTATTTTTTACTTTTCCCGTAGACCGGATTCCAGGACTTATGCAATTCTGTTGTTGATGACTGTAGGTTACTTTACCCTGATGCCATCGGTTTTTAATAGTCCAGAAGATAGATATCGGCTTCCCATCGATGCGCTTTTATTTATGTTTGCCGTTGAAGGCGTATATAGACTGGTCCGGTATCTGCAAGGACTTAAAGCCTTTTTAAAGGTTCGGATCGGAGATAAATCAAAGACTGTTGTTGAGAGTCATTGGGGTAAATCCTATTGA
- a CDS encoding GDSL-type esterase/lipase family protein, with protein MVFLTMGIPFVFFALLEALIRFSGINTDVVKSKNFQVEVPVWASNDINFFAAEGIYRQILDNTLSVESADWLNYFEEASYVHYKMKPRVSAYVTNTVNRIELEKGIKVFMKSNSEGFRTEEIPIHKEKNVYRIVLLGDSSTFGWGVNQDERFSRFLEDKLNSVQNSTRYEIINLGIPGYTTDHGMAAFQHYALKYSPDMMILSFGANDGKPVPQRAKKFLKLNPWMEDLQGFLRNFSTYKLMRKILLSFYNPFDALHSQNPKGPVEPFVTFLEYQKNLEYLIDTGREKGIETVLLGLCCPKSYLDIMRKVAQSKNVPMIDGMHVLIQSIPEVQEGKHYPELARHYKDLFGEESLRNRRLWYVTSDTCHPNVIGHRILAEALYDRIFAEKIKP; from the coding sequence ATGGTTTTTTTAACTATGGGGATTCCCTTCGTCTTTTTCGCCCTGCTGGAGGCCCTTATCAGATTTTCAGGAATCAATACCGACGTAGTTAAAAGTAAGAACTTTCAGGTTGAGGTACCCGTTTGGGCCTCCAACGATATCAATTTTTTTGCCGCGGAAGGAATTTACAGACAAATTCTGGATAATACCCTTTCTGTAGAGTCTGCGGACTGGTTGAATTATTTTGAAGAAGCCTCCTACGTCCACTATAAGATGAAGCCCCGGGTCTCTGCTTATGTGACCAACACGGTAAATCGGATAGAACTGGAAAAGGGGATTAAAGTGTTTATGAAATCTAACTCTGAGGGGTTTCGAACTGAAGAGATTCCCATTCACAAGGAGAAAAATGTCTATCGAATTGTTCTCCTGGGAGATTCCAGTACGTTCGGGTGGGGAGTCAATCAAGATGAAAGGTTTTCAAGATTTTTAGAGGATAAGTTAAATTCTGTTCAGAATTCCACCCGATATGAGATTATTAACCTGGGAATACCGGGCTATACCACGGATCATGGGATGGCTGCTTTTCAACACTATGCCTTAAAATATTCTCCCGATATGATGATTCTCAGCTTTGGGGCCAATGATGGAAAGCCTGTCCCTCAAAGGGCCAAGAAGTTTTTGAAGCTTAATCCCTGGATGGAAGATCTGCAGGGATTTTTAAGAAACTTCTCCACGTATAAATTGATGCGGAAAATCCTTCTCTCCTTCTACAATCCCTTCGATGCCCTGCATAGCCAAAACCCAAAGGGTCCTGTGGAGCCCTTTGTGACCTTTCTGGAATACCAAAAAAATTTAGAATACCTGATCGATACAGGAAGGGAAAAAGGTATTGAAACGGTTCTTCTGGGACTTTGCTGCCCAAAGAGTTATCTGGATATTATGCGAAAGGTTGCTCAAAGCAAGAACGTTCCAATGATAGACGGCATGCATGTGTTGATCCAAAGTATTCCCGAGGTTCAGGAAGGAAAGCACTATCCGGAGCTTGCTCGGCACTATAAGGACTTATTCGGGGAGGAATCCCTTAGGAACAGACGTTTGTGGTATGTCACCAGTGATACCTGTCACCCCAATGTTATCGGGCATAGAATCCTGGCAGAAGCTCTCTACGATCGAATTTTTGCAGAGAAAATAAAACCCTAG
- a CDS encoding PA14 domain-containing protein encodes MRSIPHLTKHSAFLLGCLVLLSLGAYGLDRHLVISQGLKGSYYPNPNWRGEPLWVTLDSEISTDLLRMRRKKFPENRFSVLWTGFIIIEKTGEYAFTIASDDGSSLSINNQLVVDNGGTHGLETATGHIYLEAGVYPIQLKYFQAGGSYGLALSWAQGNQPLKRLPSSILSPQPVNYGNYKLRQRLNTVGFLLKLVWAGVLGYLIFSSDRWLKLFKSLGIKVRRFYARTHPDYPPYYPIPLRQGLFAMVFFLFLTVFHTWPLVANPARWSRNNNLDTVHITWTLCWIAHSLTRDPLHLFHANIFYPEPYALAFSDPFLVPGLLAVPLREFGASPVLTYNVLLLLGFFLTALAMYGLVVRFTGDHLAGLLGGSLLAFNAHTLTRLPHLQAHYAFWLPWALLTLDRLILHRRLKDSIQLGCLVALLCLTSGYLGVFAIFAVGIGLMIRIDEWWGSSIAPVLSRMGLATLITAVIVLPLLAPYWVVHRSPEMIRPLDAVTSASLTSYVAAVGRLHYAIWSHRLSSLQETLFPGILAVGLSVIKLVNGRCALRNGRVRMFIGIGIMGFLLSFGPATPVYTWLYQFFPPLWGIRATSRFGYLFLLALAALASYGLIRLRRRFAGRRWITFLAFGLVIAVNIEALRAPMNYVSFEGIPEIYQYIARDPGPAVVAEIPFYPISQAADNAPYMLASTLHWKPLVNGYSSFFPSSYRRYSKILPDFPSEAAIEELQRIGVTYVVVHPTRYYDPSKAEAVLATLAHRPEFIQVATGSDGTVLYRLHPPGNP; translated from the coding sequence ATGAGATCTATTCCGCATCTAACGAAACATTCAGCCTTCCTTCTCGGGTGTCTAGTCCTTCTATCCTTGGGAGCCTATGGATTAGACCGACACCTTGTAATTTCCCAGGGATTAAAGGGTAGCTATTATCCTAATCCAAACTGGCGGGGAGAACCTCTGTGGGTGACCCTGGATTCAGAAATTTCTACCGATTTACTCAGGATGCGCCGGAAAAAATTCCCCGAGAATCGATTCAGTGTTCTCTGGACGGGATTTATCATTATTGAGAAGACCGGGGAGTATGCCTTTACCATTGCCTCGGATGATGGTTCTTCCCTGTCTATAAATAACCAACTCGTGGTGGATAATGGAGGTACCCATGGCCTGGAAACGGCTACCGGACATATCTATCTGGAAGCCGGAGTTTATCCGATTCAGCTGAAATATTTTCAGGCCGGAGGTTCCTATGGGCTGGCTCTTTCCTGGGCTCAAGGGAACCAACCTTTAAAACGTCTTCCTTCATCGATTTTGTCGCCCCAACCGGTGAATTATGGAAATTACAAGCTCCGTCAAAGACTGAATACCGTTGGGTTTCTTCTTAAACTGGTTTGGGCAGGAGTCTTAGGTTATCTGATCTTCTCTTCGGATCGATGGTTAAAGCTTTTTAAATCCCTGGGGATTAAAGTGAGAAGATTTTATGCCAGGACCCATCCCGATTATCCTCCTTATTATCCCATCCCCTTACGTCAGGGACTCTTTGCCATGGTTTTTTTTCTGTTTTTGACGGTTTTTCACACCTGGCCTTTGGTGGCAAATCCGGCCCGATGGTCCCGTAACAATAACCTGGATACGGTACATATTACCTGGACCCTGTGTTGGATTGCCCATAGTCTGACCCGGGATCCCCTTCACCTCTTCCATGCAAACATTTTTTACCCTGAACCCTACGCTCTGGCCTTCTCCGATCCGTTTCTCGTTCCTGGTCTTCTGGCCGTACCCTTACGGGAATTTGGAGCTTCTCCGGTTCTTACCTATAACGTGCTCTTACTTTTAGGATTTTTTCTGACCGCCCTGGCGATGTATGGGCTGGTAGTGAGGTTCACAGGAGATCACCTAGCAGGTCTTTTGGGAGGCTCACTTCTGGCCTTTAACGCCCATACCTTGACACGATTACCACATCTTCAAGCCCATTATGCCTTTTGGCTTCCATGGGCTCTTTTGACCCTGGACCGGTTGATCCTCCATCGACGCCTGAAAGATTCCATCCAGTTAGGATGCCTGGTGGCCCTTTTGTGCCTGACTTCGGGTTACCTGGGGGTCTTTGCCATTTTTGCCGTAGGCATTGGGCTGATGATACGGATCGACGAATGGTGGGGAAGTTCTATAGCTCCCGTTCTCTCCCGTATGGGCCTAGCCACCCTGATTACTGCGGTAATCGTCCTACCCTTATTGGCACCCTACTGGGTCGTTCATCGGAGTCCAGAGATGATCCGCCCGCTCGATGCTGTAACCTCTGCTTCCTTAACTTCTTATGTGGCTGCTGTCGGAAGATTGCATTATGCTATCTGGAGTCACCGTTTATCTTCCCTTCAGGAAACGTTATTCCCGGGTATTCTTGCGGTGGGACTCTCTGTTATCAAGCTAGTCAATGGACGATGCGCTCTGCGCAACGGACGGGTCCGTATGTTCATAGGTATTGGAATAATGGGTTTTCTCTTATCTTTTGGTCCTGCCACACCTGTCTATACCTGGCTTTATCAATTCTTTCCACCCTTATGGGGAATTCGAGCGACTTCCCGGTTTGGATATCTGTTCTTACTGGCCTTAGCCGCCCTTGCAAGTTACGGCCTTATCCGGCTCAGACGACGATTTGCCGGACGTCGCTGGATAACCTTCCTGGCTTTTGGACTTGTAATCGCGGTCAATATAGAAGCTCTTCGCGCCCCCATGAATTATGTTTCCTTTGAAGGAATTCCGGAAATTTATCAATATATTGCCCGGGATCCAGGACCTGCCGTAGTTGCCGAAATACCCTTCTACCCTATCTCGCAGGCCGCGGATAACGCCCCTTATATGCTAGCTTCAACCCTGCACTGGAAACCCCTTGTCAACGGGTATAGTAGCTTCTTCCCCTCCTCCTACAGACGGTATTCTAAAATACTCCCGGACTTTCCATCGGAAGCTGCTATTGAAGAGCTACAACGGATAGGAGTTACCTATGTGGTCGTCCATCCGACCCGCTATTACGATCCCTCCAAGGCAGAAGCAGTCCTTGCGACCCTGGCCCATCGACCTGAATTCATACAGGTAGCCACGGGATCAGATGGAACCGTACTCTACCGATTACACCCGCCTGGTAACCCTTGA